A portion of the Kribbella jejuensis genome contains these proteins:
- a CDS encoding RsmB/NOP family class I SAM-dependent RNA methyltransferase, giving the protein MSDRSPRHRGPQRAPDRVRRVAYQVIRQVNAEGGYANLALNKALRDSRLSGRDAAFCTELVHGTLRWQGTYDAFLARSVSRPLDELDPELLDMLRLGTHQLLNMRVDSYAAVSEMVSLTRAELGQKRTGLVNAVLRKISQREMGQWITTVAPRWEDDPLGHLAIAEAHPRWVVESFDRALSDGPGAAPPGEAVNELERLLVADNEPPRVSLVARPGLAEVDELVAAGASPARWSPFGAVLEGGGDPGRIGAVAAGRAGVQDEGSQLVAIALASAKVDGDDADWLDLCAGPGGKSALLASLVKDGRLTAVEPLKHRAELVRQNLRTVPGDHKVLVGDGTKPTWPAGSFDRVLADVPCSGLGALRRRPEARWRRTPKDVEELRPLQEALLESAISSVRPGGVVAYVTCSPHPDETRAVVDAVLDRRDDASLEDARALFPGVPDLGDGPDVQLWPHLHGTDAMYLALIRRSAGT; this is encoded by the coding sequence GTGAGCGATCGTTCTCCGCGTCATCGCGGGCCGCAGCGCGCACCGGATCGGGTACGACGGGTCGCGTACCAGGTGATCCGCCAGGTCAACGCCGAAGGCGGCTACGCGAACCTCGCGCTGAACAAGGCGCTCCGGGATTCGCGTCTGTCCGGGCGTGACGCCGCGTTCTGCACCGAGCTAGTCCACGGGACGCTGCGCTGGCAGGGCACGTACGACGCCTTCCTCGCGCGCAGCGTGTCACGCCCGCTCGACGAGCTCGACCCCGAACTACTCGACATGCTCCGCCTCGGCACCCACCAACTGCTCAACATGCGCGTCGACTCGTACGCCGCCGTGTCCGAGATGGTCAGCCTCACCCGCGCCGAACTGGGCCAGAAACGCACCGGCCTGGTCAACGCGGTACTCCGCAAGATCAGCCAGCGCGAGATGGGCCAGTGGATCACCACCGTCGCGCCCCGCTGGGAGGACGACCCGCTGGGCCACCTGGCAATCGCCGAGGCGCATCCGCGGTGGGTGGTCGAGTCCTTCGACCGTGCGCTCTCCGACGGGCCGGGCGCCGCTCCGCCGGGTGAGGCTGTGAACGAGCTGGAGCGGTTGCTCGTGGCGGACAACGAGCCGCCTCGGGTATCGCTGGTGGCTCGGCCCGGGCTTGCCGAGGTGGACGAGTTGGTCGCGGCGGGTGCCAGCCCAGCGCGCTGGTCGCCGTTCGGGGCTGTGCTCGAGGGCGGTGGCGATCCGGGGCGGATCGGGGCCGTTGCGGCCGGCCGGGCCGGGGTGCAGGACGAAGGTTCCCAGCTGGTGGCGATCGCATTGGCCTCGGCGAAGGTGGATGGGGACGACGCCGACTGGCTCGACCTGTGTGCGGGTCCGGGCGGGAAATCGGCGTTGCTGGCGTCGCTGGTCAAGGACGGGCGACTGACCGCGGTCGAGCCGCTGAAGCACCGCGCCGAGCTCGTCCGGCAGAACCTCCGGACCGTCCCGGGCGACCACAAGGTGCTCGTCGGCGACGGTACGAAGCCGACCTGGCCGGCGGGCTCGTTCGACCGGGTACTCGCGGACGTCCCGTGCAGCGGGCTCGGGGCGCTCCGGCGCCGACCGGAGGCGCGCTGGCGTCGTACGCCGAAGGACGTCGAGGAGCTCCGGCCGCTCCAGGAAGCCCTGCTCGAGTCCGCGATCAGCTCCGTCCGACCGGGCGGTGTCGTCGCGTATGTGACCTGCTCACCGCATCCCGACGAGACCCGCGCCGTCGTGGACGCCGTACTGGATCGCCGCGACGACGCCTCCCTCGAGGACGCTCGCGCACTGTTCCCCGGCGTACCGGACCTCGGCGACGGGCCCGACGTACAGCTCTGGCCGCACCTGCACGGCACCGACGCGATGTACCTGGCGCTGATCCGCCGGTCTGCCGGGACATGA
- the fmt gene encoding methionyl-tRNA formyltransferase: MRVVFAGTPEPAVTALEAIVASRHELVGVVTRPDAPAGRGRKLVASPVAQYAEELGGIEILKPVKPSDPEFLARLREIAPDCCPVVAYGGLLPQAALDIPKHGWINLHFSVLPAWRGAAPVQHSIISGDDVTGASTFRIVKALDAGPVYGVLTEPIGPEDTSGDLLHRLAVSGSKLLVDTLDGIEAGVLEAREQPTDGVTLAPKITVEDAELDLHAPAQRVDRLVRGCNPAPGAWTTFRGERLKVLAVRLTDEELKPGELQATKSTVKVGTGSKAVELVTVQPQGKKPMAAADWARGVRLTDDDVLGPIA; encoded by the coding sequence GTGAGAGTCGTCTTCGCCGGTACGCCGGAACCCGCTGTCACCGCGCTCGAGGCGATCGTTGCCAGCCGCCACGAACTGGTCGGGGTCGTGACCCGGCCGGACGCCCCGGCCGGACGTGGGCGGAAGCTGGTCGCCTCGCCGGTCGCGCAGTACGCCGAGGAGCTCGGCGGGATCGAGATCCTGAAGCCGGTGAAGCCGAGCGACCCCGAGTTCCTGGCGCGGCTGCGCGAGATCGCGCCGGACTGCTGCCCGGTCGTCGCGTACGGCGGGCTGCTACCGCAGGCGGCGCTCGACATCCCGAAGCACGGCTGGATCAACCTGCACTTCTCGGTGCTGCCCGCGTGGCGCGGTGCGGCGCCCGTGCAGCACTCGATCATCTCCGGTGACGACGTGACCGGTGCGAGTACGTTCCGGATCGTCAAGGCGCTCGACGCCGGTCCGGTGTACGGCGTACTGACCGAGCCGATCGGTCCCGAGGACACGTCCGGCGATCTGCTGCACCGGCTCGCGGTGTCGGGGTCGAAGCTGCTCGTCGACACGCTCGACGGGATCGAGGCCGGCGTCCTCGAGGCCCGCGAGCAGCCAACGGACGGCGTGACGCTGGCGCCGAAGATCACCGTCGAGGACGCGGAGCTGGATCTGCACGCGCCGGCGCAGCGGGTGGACCGGCTGGTCCGCGGCTGCAACCCGGCGCCGGGCGCGTGGACGACGTTCCGGGGCGAGCGGCTGAAGGTGCTCGCCGTACGGCTGACCGACGAGGAACTGAAGCCGGGCGAGCTGCAGGCGACGAAGTCCACGGTGAAGGTCGGCACCGGGAGCAAGGCGGTCGAGCTGGTGACGGTTCAGCCGCAGGGCAAGAAGCCGATGGCTGCCGCGGACTGGGCGCGTGGCGTGCGGTTGACCGACGACGATGTCCTGGGGCCTATCGCGTGA
- the def gene encoding peptide deformylase: MSVQPIRLFGDPVLITKAEPVVDFDAELRRLVADLTDTMQDAPGSGLAAPQIGVGLRVFTYHVEGELGHLINPELTLSQEEQFGPEGCLSIPGLTFDCRRAQSVIAKGFNMYGDPVVIEGSDLLARCIQHETDHLDGVLFVDRLDRETRKQAMKAIREAEWSGLSGPPQIKVSPHPTNGFGL; this comes from the coding sequence GTGTCGGTCCAACCCATCCGCCTGTTCGGCGACCCCGTGCTGATCACCAAGGCCGAGCCGGTCGTCGACTTCGACGCCGAGCTGCGCCGCCTGGTCGCGGACCTCACCGACACCATGCAGGACGCACCCGGCTCCGGCCTGGCCGCGCCGCAGATCGGCGTCGGCCTGCGCGTGTTCACGTACCACGTGGAAGGTGAGCTCGGGCACCTGATCAACCCGGAGCTGACACTGTCGCAGGAGGAGCAGTTCGGTCCCGAGGGCTGCCTGTCGATCCCCGGCCTGACGTTCGACTGCCGCCGCGCTCAGTCGGTGATCGCCAAGGGCTTCAACATGTACGGCGACCCGGTCGTGATCGAGGGATCAGACCTGCTCGCGCGCTGCATCCAGCACGAGACCGACCACCTCGACGGCGTGCTGTTCGTCGACCGCCTCGACCGCGAGACCCGCAAGCAGGCGATGAAGGCGATCCGCGAAGCCGAATGGTCCGGCCTGTCCGGCCCACCCCAGATCAAGGTTTCCCCCCACCCCACGAACGGATTCGGGTTGTGA
- a CDS encoding C39 family peptidase: protein MLTAARGATLVLLGALLAQAPLSAQAYQPRDPELRTQSGTTPTGQPTDQPGGSPTVGATAEPTAVASGEPTADPTAPDGTPTARSWSEVVKEVTETSPGDVQLRSADASAQAASMLRCFKLDTENYCLGLGFVDQVPTGVQRHALMEQPSVRAADDAEQDIATGDLTPAAFVAQRAALPKSQRVTAELDEMQAAWNGREKARELRELAEANAPGTSNPSTPQPTGAGQAGTAQPTGAGQADTAQPSAGSGQPSAAAAATVGPTSTPTSSPTATPTSTPTATATIVPTRTAPTTGTSTTPAPTTPAAPVVVPGSAYIMKGYQTSQEKGYWCGPATFQSIDWADDNQKDTQASWAKDLGSTTGGTAISAMVQQTNLKTSWPKSAGTYIVQSVSSWNAQTFFAVHQKHLGVYKAPVIEHVQLLKRYFPYLAFNHSGHYQVGRGYDQKNGTIAIFEVFNERRFNSRGNVTDGPRNIPASALFNATLANSFQNIGL, encoded by the coding sequence ATGCTCACAGCAGCACGGGGGGCAACTTTGGTCCTCCTAGGTGCACTGCTGGCCCAGGCACCCCTCAGCGCTCAGGCCTACCAACCCCGCGACCCGGAGTTGCGTACACAATCCGGTACGACGCCCACCGGCCAGCCCACCGACCAGCCCGGGGGTTCGCCCACCGTCGGCGCGACGGCGGAGCCCACTGCGGTCGCGAGCGGGGAGCCTACGGCCGATCCGACGGCCCCGGACGGTACGCCGACGGCTCGGTCGTGGAGTGAGGTGGTCAAGGAGGTGACGGAGACGTCGCCGGGTGATGTTCAGTTGCGGTCTGCGGATGCGTCTGCGCAGGCTGCGTCGATGCTTCGGTGTTTCAAGCTCGACACCGAGAACTACTGTCTCGGGCTCGGGTTCGTGGATCAGGTGCCGACCGGGGTTCAGCGGCACGCGTTGATGGAGCAGCCGAGTGTGCGCGCGGCCGACGATGCCGAACAGGACATCGCGACGGGTGACCTCACCCCCGCCGCGTTCGTCGCGCAGCGCGCCGCGCTCCCGAAGAGCCAGCGCGTCACCGCCGAACTCGACGAGATGCAAGCCGCCTGGAACGGCCGCGAGAAAGCCCGCGAACTCCGCGAACTCGCAGAAGCCAACGCACCGGGCACGAGCAACCCGAGCACGCCCCAGCCCACGGGAGCTGGCCAGGCGGGCACAGCCCAGCCCACGGGAGCAGGGCAGGCAGACACGGCTCAGCCGTCGGCTGGCTCCGGGCAGCCGAGTGCTGCGGCCGCGGCGACGGTCGGCCCGACCAGTACACCGACCAGTTCGCCGACTGCCACGCCAACCAGTACGCCGACTGCTACGGCGACGATTGTTCCTACGCGGACGGCTCCGACCACCGGGACTTCCACCACCCCGGCGCCGACGACTCCGGCGGCTCCGGTTGTCGTGCCGGGTTCGGCGTACATCATGAAGGGGTATCAGACGTCTCAGGAGAAGGGGTACTGGTGCGGCCCGGCGACGTTCCAGTCGATCGACTGGGCGGATGACAACCAGAAGGACACCCAGGCGTCCTGGGCCAAGGACCTCGGTTCGACCACCGGTGGTACGGCGATCTCAGCCATGGTGCAGCAGACCAACCTGAAGACCAGTTGGCCGAAGTCCGCCGGCACGTACATCGTGCAGAGTGTCTCGAGCTGGAACGCGCAGACCTTCTTCGCCGTGCACCAGAAGCACCTCGGCGTCTACAAGGCGCCGGTGATCGAACACGTGCAGCTGCTCAAGCGGTACTTCCCGTACCTCGCGTTCAACCACAGCGGCCACTACCAGGTCGGCCGCGGCTACGACCAGAAGAACGGCACGATCGCGATCTTCGAGGTGTTCAACGAGCGCCGCTTCAACAGCCGCGGCAACGTCACCGACGGCCCGCGGA